The following proteins come from a genomic window of Corallococcus sp. NCRR:
- a CDS encoding nucleoside deaminase has product MEPSPEEFMREAIALARANVQSGGRPFGAVLVRDGQVLARAVNEVIQTNDPTAHAELLAIRQASQGLGSASLKGCVIYASGHPCPMCLAAMHLCGIQGAFFAYSNEEGEAFGLSTAPIYAQLARGPQGQSLPLRPLRPAGEQGLYDAWKRQQPDR; this is encoded by the coding sequence ATGGAGCCGTCCCCTGAAGAGTTCATGCGTGAGGCCATCGCCCTGGCCCGCGCCAACGTCCAGTCGGGTGGCCGTCCGTTCGGGGCCGTGCTCGTGCGCGACGGCCAGGTGCTCGCGCGCGCGGTCAACGAAGTCATCCAGACGAACGACCCCACCGCCCACGCCGAGCTTCTGGCCATTCGCCAGGCGAGCCAGGGCCTGGGGAGCGCCAGCCTGAAAGGCTGCGTCATCTACGCCAGCGGTCATCCCTGTCCGATGTGTCTGGCCGCCATGCACCTGTGCGGTATCCAGGGCGCCTTCTTCGCCTACTCCAACGAGGAGGGCGAAGCCTTTGGGCTCTCCACGGCGCCCATCTACGCTCAGTTGGCGCGCGGGCCCCAAGGCCAATCCCTGCCATTGAGGCCACTGCGCCCGGCGGGCGAGCAGGGCCTGTACGACGCGTGGAAACGCCAGCAGCCTGACCGGTAA
- a CDS encoding Ig-like domain-containing protein produces the protein MTLFVDGVLVGTTPTDNGGRWDFPLETPLAQGLHSVTAYATDAAGNRSPEYPTHTFSVDSIAPDAPVVGTPAPGAVVKTQTPVISGAAEPFSTVHVSIDGAVVGSTQADGSGNWSFELTAPLAPGRHTVVVTAVGASGNTSAASAPASFTVSLPSTELPPESEGCTAAPGSATGWMVIALGLGLLRRRKQQGALQ, from the coding sequence GTGACCCTCTTCGTGGATGGAGTGCTGGTGGGGACCACGCCGACCGACAACGGCGGTCGCTGGGACTTCCCCCTGGAAACCCCGTTGGCCCAGGGGCTCCACTCCGTCACGGCCTACGCGACGGATGCGGCCGGCAATCGCAGCCCGGAGTACCCGACCCACACCTTCTCCGTGGACTCGATAGCGCCTGACGCCCCCGTGGTGGGGACCCCGGCCCCGGGCGCCGTGGTGAAGACCCAGACGCCCGTCATCTCCGGCGCGGCCGAGCCCTTCAGCACGGTGCACGTGTCCATTGATGGGGCCGTCGTTGGAAGCACCCAGGCGGACGGCAGCGGCAACTGGAGCTTCGAGCTCACGGCGCCCCTCGCGCCGGGACGTCACACGGTGGTCGTCACCGCGGTGGGCGCCTCGGGCAACACCAGCGCGGCCTCCGCCCCGGCATCCTTCACGGTCAGCCTCCCCTCCACCGAGCTGCCCCCCGAAAGCGAAGGGTGCACGGCGGCGCCCGGCTCCGCCACGGGCTGGATGGTCATCGCCCTCGGCCTGGGCCTCCTGCGCCGCCGCAAGCAGCAGGGAGCCTTGCAGTAG
- a CDS encoding Kelch repeat-containing protein encodes MAVARAQHTATLLPTGKVLVTGGADVNGNALGSLEVFDAATGVWGPLLTLNKARSHHTVTLLPSGKLIIVGGRGTSGRVVSAVEHHDSATGDRPYVSGNLNQARSNHTATLLPSGKVLVVGGGDGQGATTSVEVHDPRANTWTLSLARPRGPRRPLFPATPSPAAR; translated from the coding sequence ATGGCGGTGGCCCGCGCCCAGCACACGGCGACCCTGCTCCCCACGGGCAAGGTGCTGGTCACGGGTGGGGCTGACGTCAATGGCAACGCGCTTGGCAGCCTGGAGGTGTTTGACGCCGCGACGGGCGTGTGGGGGCCACTGCTCACCCTGAACAAGGCGCGCTCCCATCACACGGTGACCCTGCTTCCCTCCGGCAAGCTGATCATCGTCGGAGGCCGCGGCACCTCCGGCCGCGTCGTCAGCGCGGTGGAGCACCACGACTCCGCGACGGGTGACAGGCCCTACGTCAGCGGCAACCTGAACCAGGCCCGGTCCAATCACACGGCGACCCTGCTGCCTTCGGGCAAGGTGCTCGTCGTGGGCGGAGGGGACGGCCAGGGCGCCACGACCAGCGTGGAGGTCCATGACCCGCGGGCGAACACCTGGACACTGAGCCTGGCCAGGCCCAGAGGACCCCGACGCCCACTGTTTCCGGCAACGCCGAGTCCGGCAGCACGGTGA